The Klebsiella africana sequence CCTGCTGCTGGATAGGGGTCGGCTCAACGTAGCCCTGCTCAGCGACAGCGCGCAGGATATCGGGATTCAGGCCAAGGGAATCAAAAGACATAACAACTCCGAACCGCCCCGGCCCGGTGAAGGGCGTAGTTTTCAGGGAGATTATTGCGATAAGAGATGGCAAAAACCACAATGCCATGAAGGGGCGCAGTCTAGCAGATTTTGTGACAGGCCGCATAAAATCTGCAAAAGAATGCCGCGCCTGGCAGGCGGGCATGAGAAGGCCGCTGAGCGCGCTCAGCGGCCAGGTGGGTCATTGCAGCGCGGTTAACGCAGACGATACTTAATTTTTTCAACAATCTTCGCGGTGGAGATGCCGTAGCGATCGTGAAGGGTCGGCAGCGCGCCGGCTAACAGGAACGCGTCGGGCAGCCCCACGCTATCCAGCTCACAGCGCACACCCTTACGCATCAACAGCGCGGCCACCGCCTCCCCTAACCCGCCGACCGCGGTGTGATTCTCGGCGGTCACCACCAGACGGCCCGGCTTCGACGCCTGTTCAATAATCGCTTTCTCATCCAGCGGTTTGATGGTCGGCACGTGCAGGACCGCCACGCTAATGTTATCGGCCCGCAGCTTTTCAACCGCCTCCAGCGCGCGCATGGTCATCAGCCCGGAGGAGATAATCAGCACATCGTTGCCCTCCTCCAGCAGCTTAGCCTTACCCAGTTCGAACTGATAGCCATATTTATCCAGCACCAGCGGCACCTTACCGCGCAGCAGACGCATATACACCGGCCCCTGGTGATCGGCAATGGCCGGTACCGCCTGCTCTATCTCCAGCGCATCGCAAGGATCGACGATAACCATGCCAGGGATACCGCGCATAATCGCCAGATCTTCAGTGGCCTGATGGCTCGGCCCGTAGCCGGTCGTCAGTCCCGGCAGCGCCGCGCAGATCTTCACGTTCAGATGCTCTTCGGCAATGACCTGGTGAATAAAATCATAGGCGCGACGGGTTGCAAAGGCGGCATAGGTGGTGGCGAATGGAATAAATCCCTCCTTCGCCATCCCCCCTGCCGCCGCCATCAGCAGCTGCTCGGCCATTCCCATCTGGAAGAAACGATCCGGAAAGGCCTGGGCGAAAATATGCAGGTCGGTATATTTTGACAGGTCCGCAGTCATGCCGACGATTTCCGGGCGCTGCGCCGCCAGTTTTGACAGCGCGACGCCGAAGGGCGCAGGGGCGGTCGCCTGGCCTTCATCAGCAATCGAGGCGATCATCGCCGACGTTTTTAAACGGGGTTGACTCTGGCTCATTACAGCACTCCTTCCGGTTTGTTAGCGTCCAGCATCGCGATCGCTTTTTGCCATTCGTCGGCATCGACGCGAATAAAATGGTTCTTATCGCGGGTTTCGAGGAACGGCACCCCTTTGCCCATCAGCGTGTCGCATAAAATGACCCGCGGCTGGTTGCCGGAATAACTTTTCGCGTTGTCAAAGGCGGCCATTACCGCCGCCAGATCGTTACCGTCCACGCGCTGTACGTACCAGCCGAAGGCGGCCCATTTATCCTGCAGCGGCTCAAAGCCGAGGATTTTGCGTGAATCGCCGTCAGCCTGCTGTTTGTTGACGTCGACAAGGTTAATCAGGTTGCTCAGGCCATAGTGAGCCGCCGACATCGCCGCCTCCCAGGTCGACCCTTCGTCCAGCTCCCCATCGGACATGGAGTTGTAGACCCAGGCCGTGCTCTGTTTCTGCCGCAGCCCGAGCGCCATGCCGACGGCAATGGATAGCCCCTGCCCCAGCGAACCGCCGGACATCTCCATCCCCGGGGTGTAGGTCGCCATACCGGACATCGGCAGGCGGCTATCGTCGGAGCCGTAGGTTTCCAGCTCGGCTTCCGGGATAATGCCCGCCTCCAGCAGTGCGGCATAATAAGCGATAGCGTAATGGCCGTGAGAGAGCAGAAAGCGATCGCGCCCCTCCCACTCGGGATCTTCCGGGCGATAGGTCATGGCGTGGCTGAAAGCGGTCGCCAGTACATCGGCATAGCCCAGCGCCTGGCCGATATAGCCCTGCCCCTGAACTTCCCCCATTTGCAAGGCGTAGCGACGAATACGCCACGCCGCCGCGGCGACTTTTTGTGATTCGGTGATCTTCATCTGTTTGCCTCGCTTAGTGGATTAACATGCCGCCGTTAACGTCCAGAGTGATGCCGGTGGAGTAGGAGGAAAGGTCGCTGCCGAGGAACAGCGCAGCGCGCGCAATATCTACCGCGTCGCCGAGGCGGTTCATTGGAATGCCGGCAAGAATGTTGGCCGTCATGGCGTCGGTCAGCTTGCCGGCGGTAATGTCGGTCTGAATCAGCCCCGGGGTGATACAGTTAACGCGGACGTTATCTGGGCCAAGCTCGCGCGCCATCGCCCGCGCCAGCCCCAGCACTCCGGCTTTTGCCGCGCTGTAGTGCGGGCCGCCAAAGATACCGCCGCCGCGCTGGGCGGAAACGGACGAGATGCAGACGATGCTGCCGGATTTTTGCGCCCGCATGGTGGGAATTACCGCCTGCGACATCAGCAGCGTGCCGCGCAGGCTGACATCAAGCACCGCGTCATAATTGGCGCGCTTGATATCCATCAGCTTCAGCGGTTGGGTAATCCCGGCGTTATTGACCAGCACATCAACCCGGCCATATTTCGCCAGAATTTGTTCGATGGCCGCCTGCACCTGCACTTCATCAGCGACGTTCGCCGCCAGGCCCAGATGGCCTTCGCCTAATGCCGCTGCGGCGGTTTTACTGGCTTCGCCATTGAGGTCGATAATGACCACTTTCGCGCCATTTTCGGCGAATAATTTCGCAGTCGCGAAGCCTAAACCGCGTGCGGAGGCCGCGCCAGTAATAATGGCGACTTTATCTTTTAATAACATAGTTTCACTCCATGACATTACGTCATATTAATTAACAGGATATATTTCCGTTATTGTGGTTCATCGAGGAAAAGAATCACCACCAAACCAATGGCGGCACAGATACCAAAATAGGTAAATACAGAATTAAAACTCCCGGTTTTATCAAGCAAGAAACCAGCCGCCATCGGCGCTACAAATCCACCGAGGTTGCCGCCGCTATTAATAATGGAAGAGGCGATTGGATAGGTTTTGCTATCCGAAACGGCCATACCGTACGCGGTAAAGGCTGGCCAGCCGATATTTAAACAAAAGCCGACAAAGAATAATCCAATACAAACTGCCAGGGTGCTGGCCGGGATATTCAGCATAATTAGCATCATGACCACCGTTGACACCGCAGTGAACATCATGGTGGGTTTACGCCGGCGGCCTAATAGTTTATCCGAAATCCATCCGCCGCCGATCGCGCCAATAAAGCCGCCGATGCACGGCATACTGGCCACGAAGCCCATACTCATCACATCGAAACCACGCTCTTTCACTAAATACAGCGGGATCCAGGTTAATAAGCCGTACAGCACGCTAACCATCATAAAATACGCCAGGCAGTCACCGAGGATGTTTTTTGAGGTAAATAAGCCTTTCGCCGTATCAATTGGCGCCATCTTTTTCACCCGAATAATTTTATCCAGCCAGGTGAAGCGATCGGCAATTAAGATATTTTCGCGTACGCTATTATTATGACTTTCACGCCCGGCATTAATCTCTGCCAGTTCGCTTTGGGAAACAAATCCGCTCTCAGAAGGTTTAGATTTGACCAGCAAATACCATGCGATAGCCGCCACAATCCCGGGTATCGCAAAAGAGAAAAAGACCCACCGCCACCCCCAGGTCACCGCAATCCACACCGCCAGCGGCGGCACAATAATCGGCGCAAACATGGTCGCCGCGATGTAAACGCCGGTTGCCGTGGCTTTCTCTTTTGGTGGAAACCAGTTATTTATCGTCGAGGCCAGCCCCACCGGGCAAGGTCCTTCGCTCAGCCCCAGTCCCAGCCGCACCAGCTTCAGGCCAAACACGGAGCTCACCGTACCCATCAGCCAGGTAAAAGCGGAGAAGCCGAAAATGGAGAGCGATACCAGCCCCCGGGTACCGCGTTTGGCGATGAAAAAGCCGGCCGGAATCTGGCTTATCGCATAGCCGAGGAAAAACATACTGGCGATGGCCCCGGCTTCAAAGTTATTGATATGAAACTCATCAATGATGAAAGGCAGTACCGCGCCAATATTCGTTCGGTCGGCGTAATTGATGGCATACACCAGAAAAATCATCGTCAAAACCACGAAACGATATTTCGTTTTCCTGGCGTCAGTACAGACCAGCGTATCTATACGTGACATAGGGTTTCCTCGTTTTATACCTCATCTACTTCGCTGTAAGCTGCCGCTTCGGATCACCGCGTTTTACTATCCATACAGGAGCAAGAGATAAATACTTTTCGCCAGCGAAACAGGTGGTTAGGTGTTTTATAATTGCAATGCAAGCACATCGCAGTTTGTTATCAGGCCTGTGAGAGGAATATAACAACCCCAAAATGAAACGGTATTCAAAAAACCTCAATTATGATTGAGAAAAATTGAGTTAGTGACTTCCCGCAAATTTTTAGCGTTTACTGACTCGCGCACCTTTAACAAGATAAATTGTTAAGCCCATCACAAATTAACGTTGTTTTTTCGCTTTTCCCTATGCTGTACATCCCAGCTGCGCCACGCTGTTGGCTATTTTCTTTTATTCACGCCCCGCGCAGGATGCTGCCATGAGCCAACCGCTGCCCAATAAAAATTTGCCGATGCCCTCTTTACGCAATATCCAGGCGTTTATTGAAGTGGCCGCTACCGGCAGCCTTAACCTGGCCGCAGAGAATCTCAATATTACCGCCTCGGCGGTCAGCCATCAGATAGCCAGCCTGGAGCACTTTCTGGGGAAAAAACTGTTCTCCCGCAGCAGCAAAGGCGTCACGTTAACGGCGGTGGGAGAAAAATATCTCAAAGAGGTCTCCGGGGCGCTGAATATGATTGGCCAGGCCACCAGCCAGGTGATCAACGATATCCATCAGGATTATTTACGTATCCACTCGGCGCCGAGCTTCGGCCTGCTATGGCTGATGCCTCGTCTGGATAAATTCCGCCAGGCGTGGCCGGCGTTAAAAATCAGCCTGACCTGTTCCTACGAAAGCATCCAGTTTTCGCGAGATAATATTGATATCGATATTCGCCACGGGCTGTCACAGTGGCCGACGCTGCTGGTCAGAACCATTAAAAATGAGCGCGTCCTGCCCTACAGCGCAGCGTCTTATTTAGCCAGCCATCCTGTGCAGGCTGTGGAAGATCTGCTGGCCTGCGATCTGATCCACTCCGACAGCACCTTGATTAACTGGAGCAACTGGCTGTCGTGGCACAAGGTCCGCGGCTGGCATAAAAACTTCATTTTTAATTTCGACCGGTCATATATGAGCATCGAGGCGGCCAGAATCGGGATGGGCGTGATCCTTGAGAGCAATCTGCTGGCCGGCGGCCATGTGCGCCAGGGGCAGCTGACGCCGGTATTTGCCGACGAGCGGAGCATGCCGGTCGGCGCGCACCACTTCGTTCTCCCTCATGCCAATGAACAGAAGGAGAAGGTTCAGCGCTTTTTCACCTGGGTCGCCGGGGAGCTACAGGAAGACGGCTTTCATATTTAGTCCTGGCGGGTGGACAAACCGCCAGCCTGCGCCTAAAGTTAATCAATCGATTGATTAATTTTTGCGGAACGCGATGACCACTAAAGGCGAACAGGCGAAAAGTCAGCTTATCGCGGCCGCTATCGCCCAGTTTGGCGAGTACGGCCAGCATGCCACCACCCGCGATATCGCCGCCCAGGCCGGGCAGAATATCGCCGCAATCACCTATTATTTTGGCTCGAAAGACGATCTGTATCTTGCCTGCGCCCAGTGGATCGCCGATTTTATCGGCGACAATTTTCGTCCGCACGCCGAAGCGGCGGAGCATCTGCTTGCCGGGGCAGCGCCGGATCGCCAGGCGATCCGCGACCTCATCCTTAGCGCCTGCCACAACATGATCCTGCTGCTCACCCAGGACGATACGGTTAACTTAAGCAAATTCATTTCCCGCGAACAGCTGGCGCCGACTGCCGCCTACCATCTAATCCACCAGCAGGTGATTGCCCCCCTGCACCACTATCTCACCCGGCTGATTGCCGCCTGGACCGGCCGCGAAGCCAGTGATACGCAAATGATCCTCCATACCCACGCCCTGCTGGGCGAGGTGCTCGCTTTCCGTCTCGGGCGTGAAACTATCCTGCTGCGCACCGGCTGGACGCAGTTTGACGCGCAAAAAACGGAACAGATTTTCGCAGTCATTACCTGTCATATCGATTTCATCCTGCATGGGTTATCGCAAAGGAGTTTGGGCTGATGAAAAAACCCGTCGTCGTCATTCTGCTGATCGTGATTCTTCTCGCCGCGCTGGGCGGCGGCTGGTGGTGGTACCAGAACAGCCGGCAGCAGCCGCTGACCCTGTATGGCAATGTCGATATCCGCACCGTCAACATGAGCTTCCGCGTTGGCGGTAGGCTGGCCTCGCTGACCGTCGACGAAGGCGACAGCATCCGCGCCGGGCAAACTCTCGGCGAGCTTGACCGCGCGCCGTATGAAAATGCCCTGCTGCAGGCCCAGGCCAATGTCTCCACCGCCCAGGCGCAGTATGACCTGATGATGGCCGGCTACCGCGCGGAAGAGATTGCCCAGGCCGCGGCGGCGGTGAAACAGGCGCAGGCCGCTTACGACTATGCGCAAAACTTTTATCAGCGCCAGCTCGGGCTGCGCGCCAGCAGCGCCATTTCCGCCAACGATCTGGAGAATGCCCGCTCCTCGCGCGATCAGGCGCAGGCAACGCTCAAATCGGCGCAGGATAAGCTGCGTCAGTATCGCGCCGGTAACCGCCCGCAGGAGATTGCCCAGGCCAAAGCCAGTCTGGAACAGGCGCAAGCCGCGCTGGCCCAGGCCAAACTGGACCTGCACGATACCGTGCTCACCGCCCCTTCTGACGGTACGCTAATGACCCGCGCCGTTGAGCCCGGCACCATGCTGAGCGCTGGCGGCACCGTACTGACGCTGTCGTTAACCCATCCGGTGTGGGTTCGCGCCTACGTTGACGAGAAAAACCTCGGCCAGGCGCAGCCGGGACAAGAAGTGCTGCTCTATACCGACAGCCGGCCGGATAAGCCCTATCACGGCAAAATCGGCTTTGTCTCGCCGAGCGCCGAATTCACGCCGAAGACCGTCGAGACTCCCGATCTGCGCACCGATCTGGTCTACCGTCTGCGCATTGTGGTGACCGATGCCGACGGCGCGCTGCGCCAGGGAATGCCGGTGACCGTCTCCTTTAACAACGGGAACGGACATGAGTGAGGCCGTCATCGCCTTAAACGGCCTGAGCCGCCGTTTTCCCGGTATGGACAGACCGGCGGTGGCGCCGCTCACCTGCACGATCCGCGCCGGCTACGTCACCGGTCTGGTGGGCCCCGACGGCGCGGGGAAAACCACCCTGATGCGAATGCTGGCCGGGTTGCTCAAGCCCGATGAGGGCAGCGCCAGCGTGATCGGCTTCGACCCGCTAAAAGACGACAGCGCCCTGCACGCAGTGCTCGGCTATATGCCGCAGAAATTCGGCCTGTATGAAGATCTGACGGTAATGGAAAACCTGACCCTTTACGCCGACCTGCGCAGCGTCACCGGCGAGGCGCGGAAGAAAATTTTCGACCGCCTGCTGGAGTTTACCTCCCTTGGTCCATTCACCGACCGGCTGGCAGGCAAGCTTTCCGGCGGCATGAAGCAAAAGCTGGGGCTCGCCTGTACCCTGGTGGGCGACCCGAAAGTACTGCTGCTCGATGAGCCCGGCGTCGGCGTCGACCCTATCTCGCGCCGCGAGCTGTGGCAGATGGTGCACGAGCTGGCCGGCGACGGCATGCTGATCCTGTGGAGTACCTCCTATCTCGATGAAGCGGAACAATGCCGCGACGTGTTGCTGATGAACGAAGGCAAACTACTCTACCAGGGAGAGCCGACGGCGCTGACGCAAACCATGGCCGGGCGCAGCTTTCTGGTTTCCAGCCCGCAGGAAAACAATCGCCGTCTGCTGCAGCGGGCGCTAAAGCTGCCGCAGGTTAGCGACGGGGTGATCCAGGGCAAATCGGTACGCCTGATCCTGAAAAAGGACGCCCGCATTGAGGAAGTCCAGCAGCATGGCGACATGCCGCCGCTGCAGGTGGCCGACACCGCGCCGCGCTTTGAAGATGCGTTTATCGATCTGCTCGGCGGCGCCGGGACCGCCGAATCGCCGTTGGGAGCGATAATCCATCGCGTTGACGGCAGCAAAGACGAAACGGTCATTGAAGCCCAGTCGTTAACGAAAAAGTTTGGCGATTTCGCCGCTACCGACCACGTCGATTTCCAGGTTAAGCGCGGCGAGATCTTCGGCCTGCTCGGCCCCAACGGCGCCGGGAAATCCACCACTTTCAAAATGATGTGCGGCCTGCTGGTGCCCACCTCCGGCAAAGCGCTGGTGCTGGGGATGGATCTCAAGGTCAGCTCTGGCAAGGCACGCCAGCATCTGGGCTATATGGCGCAAAAATTTTCGCTGTACGGCAACCTCAGCGTCGAGCAGAACCTGCGCTTTTTCTCCGGCGTCTATGGCCTGCGGGGCCGGGCGCAAAATGAAAAAATCGCCCGGATGAGCGATGCCTTTGGCCTGAAAAGTATCGCCCGTCACGCCGCCGACGAACTGCCGCTCGGCTACAAGCAGCGGCTGGCGCTGGCCTGCTCGCTGATGCATGAACCCGATATTCTGTTTCTCGATGAACCAACCTCCGGCGTCGACCCCCTCACCCGCCGCGAGTTCTGGCTACATATCAACAGCATGGTCGATAAAGGCGTGACGGTGATGGTGACCACCCACTTTATGGATGAAGCGGAATACTGCGACCGCATCGGGCTGGTTTACCACGGTAAGCTTATCGCCAGCGGCACCCCGGACGCGCTGAAGGCGCAGGCGGCGGATGACAGCCAGACGGACCCGACCATGGAGCAGGCGTTCATTACCCTGATTAACCGCTGGGATAAGGAGAATAGCCATGAGCAATAGCATTCTCTCCTGGCGGCGGGTCCGCGCCCTGTGCGTCAAAGAGACCCGGCAGATTGTGCGCGATCCCAGCAGCTGGCTGATTGCGGTGGTGATCCCCCTGCTGCTGCTGTTTATCTTCGGCTACGGTATTAACCTCGACTCCAGCAGACTGCGGGTCGGCGTATTGCTGGAGCAGCAGAGCGAAGAGGCGCTGGATTTCGTCCATACCATGACCGGCTCGCCCTATATCGACGCCACCGTCAGCGACAACCGCAGGCAGCTGATTGAGATGATGCAGGCCGGGCGCATCCGCGCCATGGTGGTCATTCCGGTGGACTTCGACCGCCAGATGGCTCGCCCCGGCGCCGACGCACCGCTGCAGCTCATCACCGACGGCAGCGAGCCCAATACCGCCAACTTCGCTCAGGGCTATGTGGAAGGTATCTGGCAAATCTGGCAGCAGCAGCGGGCGGAAGACCGCGGCGAAACCTTTGAACCGCTGATCGACGTGCAGATGCGCTACTGGTTTAACCCGGCGGCCATCAGCCAGTACTTTATTATCCCCGGCGCGGTGACCATAATTATGACCGTGGTCGGCGCCATACTAACCTCGCTGGTGGTGGCCCGCGAGTGGGAACGCGGCACTATGGAAGCGCTGTTGTCGACGGAGATCACCCGCGCCGAACTGCTGCTGTGCAAGCTCATTCCCTACTATTTCCTCGGCATGCTGGCGATGTTGCTGTGTATGCTGGTGTCGGTATTTATTCTCGGCGTGCCCTACCGTGGTTCGCTGCCGATCCTGTTTGTTATCACCAGCCTGTTTTTGCTCAGCACCCTGGGGATGGGGCTGCTTATCTCAACCATCACCCGCAATCAGTTTAACGCCGCCCAGGTGGCGCTGAATGCCGCCTTTTTACCGTCGATTATGCTGTCCGGGTTCATTTTCCAGATAGACAGTATGCCAGCGGTGATCCGCGCGGTGACCTACGTGATCCCGGCGCGCTATTTCGTTAGTACTCTGCAAAGCCTGTTTCTGGCGGGCAATATTCCGGTGGTGCTGCTGGTCAACGTGCTGTTTTTGATTGCGTCGGCGGTGATGTTTATCGGCCTGACGTGGCTGAAAACCAAACGGCGTCTGGATTAACCCTGGCGCTCGAATTTTGCCCGGTGGCGCTACGCTTACCGGGCCTACGGTAGGTTTCGGTCGCCCGGGTCCGACATGAGGAAGGTTCTATGTTTCATCGTTTATGGACATTAATCCGCAAAGAGTTGCAGTCGCTGCTGCGCGAACCGCAGACGCGGGCGATTTTAATCATGCCGGTGCTTATTCAGGTACTGCTGTTTCCTTTTGCCGCGACGCTGGAGGTGACCAACGCCACCATCGCCATCTATAGCGAGGACAGCGGCCGCCATGCGATAGAGCTGACCCAGCGTTTCGCTCGCGCCAAAGCCTTTACCCACGTCCTGCTGCTGAAAAGCCCGCAGGCGATCCAGCCGACCATCGATGAACAAAAAGCGCTGCTGGTGGTGCGCTTCCCGGCGGATTTCTCACGCAACCTCGACAACTATCAAACTGCCCCGCTGCAGCTCCTGCTCGACGGGCGCAACTCTAACAGCGCGCAAATCGCCGCCAACTACCTGCAGCAGATCGTGAAAGACTATCAGCAGGAACTGCTGGAGGGGAAAGCGAAGCCGAATAACAGCGAACTGGTGGTGCGCAACTGGTATAACCCGAATCTCGACTACAAGTGGTTCGTGGTGCCATCGCTTATCGCCATGATCACCACTATCGGAGTGATGATCGTCACATCGCTGTCGGTCGCCCGCGAGCGCGAACAGGGCACTCTTGACCAGCTGTTAGTCTCACCCCTCGCCACCTGGCAAATCTTCGTTGGCAAAGCGGTGCCGGCGCTGATCGTCGCCACCCTGCAGGCGACTATCGTGCTGGCGATTGGTATCTGGGCCTATCAGATCCCGTTTGCCGGCTCGCTACTGCTGTTCTATTTCACGATGGTAATTTACGGCCTATCGCTGGTGGGCTTTGGCTTATTGATTTCGTCACTGTGCGCCACCCAGCAGCAGGCGTTTATCGGCGTGTTCGTCTTTATGATGCCGGCTATTCTCCTTTCTGGGTACGTCTCACCGGTGGAAAATATGCCGCAGTGGCTGCAGGATCTGACGTGGATAAACCCGATCCGCCACTTTACCGATATCACTAAGCAAATTTATCTGAAGGATGCGAGTCTGAAGATAGTGTGGGGGAGTTTGTGGCCGCTACTGGTCATAGCGGCCACCACCGGCTCAGCGGCGTATGCGATGTTCCGAAGGAAGATTGCGTAATACCCGTCATCGTTCAAACTACAACGGCGTTGGCTTTCCTTACTCACCCCAGTCGCATAGTTATCTATGCTTCTGGGGATTCGCTGCGTTGCCGCCTTGTTGTAGCCCGAACGCTTTAGGGTAACGGCTCTTATCTTTCGCCAGCAGCGAGACCACCGCCGGGCCTGCCAGTATCACCAGCCCGGCGAGGGCCAGCAGCAGGTTGTTGTGCAGCACGCGCGACAGCAGCCACAGCGCTATCATGGCCGCGCCGAAGTACCAGGTCGTGGTGAGCTCCTCAAGGAAGTCTCCCACATCGCGCCAGCGCGCCTCATGGTGACGCTGTAAAAACAGCATCGCCAGCAACGTGACGCTGTAGAGGACGCACAGTCCCAATCCGACGCGCACCAGCGCGCCGCTCATCCAACCCATCACCAGTACTGCCACGACCAGTAGATGCAACATAATCTGCCAGCAACTAAGACCCGTTGCGACGCGTACACGTTGTTGCCACTTCATGGCTTCTCTCCTGAAGGATTTTTCTCTGCTACTCAGAGTACCGCACTTTACGGAAAATTCCGTATCACCGCATCTTTTTGTGACGTCTACTACACTATTTTATTCAGGAAAGTGACATTTACTGGAGAATTATGGCTGAGCCAACGTCGGGATTTTCGTTGAACGTGCTGACAATTAACACCCATAAAGGCTTTACGGCGTTTAATCGGCGTTTTATTTTGCCTGAACTACGCGAAGCCGTGCGCAGCGTCAGCGCTGACATCGTTTGCCTGCAGGAAGTGATGGGCGCTCACGAAGTTCACCCCCTGCATATCGAAAACTGGCCGGATACGACGCATTACGAATTTCTCGCCGACACCATGTGGAGCGATTACGCCTACGGGCGCAACGCGGTCTATCCGGAAGGCCACCACGGAAACGCCGTGCTGTCACGCTTCCCGATTGAATACTATGAAAATCGCGATATCTCGGTCGGCAACGGGGAGAAGCGCGGACTATTGTACTGCCGCATCGTGCCGCCGCAGAGCGGGGTGACCCTACACGTGATTTGCGTGCATCTCGGTTTACGCGCCGACCAGCGGCAGGCACAGCTGGCAATGCTGGCGGAGTGGGTCAATACCCTGCCCGCCGGCGAGCCGGTGGTGGTGGCTGGCGATTTTAACGACTGGCGCCAGCAGGCTAATCAGCCATTAAAAACCCAGGCCGGGCTGGAAGAGATCTTTACCCGCGCCCGCGGACGGCCGGCACGCACGTTTCCGGTCAGTTTTCCGCTACTGCGCCTCGATCGTATTTACGTCAAGAACGCCCATGCCAGCCGCCCGAAGGCGCTGGCGCTCAAACAATGGCGGCATCTGTCCGATCATGCACCCCTTAGCGTGGAGATACATTTGTGAAATGTCGTTGGCAGGAAGGCAACCGCATTACGCTACTGGAGAACGGCGACCAGTATTATCCGGCGCTGTTTGCGGCCATCGGTCGCGCCAGCCGGCGGGTGATCCTCGAATCCTTTATCTGGTTTGAAGATGAGGTCGGTCGGCGGCTACACGCGGTCCTGCTGAAGGCCGCCCGCCGCGGTATTCAGGTGGAGGTGCTGCTCGACGGCTACGGCTCACCGGATCTCAGCGATGAATTTGTCGGCGAACTCACCGCCGCCGGGGTGATTTTTCGCTACTACGATCCAGGCCCTAAACTGCTGGGGATGCGCACAAACCTGTTCCGCCGTATGCACCGTAAAATTGTGGTCATCGACGACACCACCGCCTTTGTTGGCGGCATTAACTACTCTGCCGAGCATATGAGCGACTACGGCCCAGAGTCAAAGCAGGATTACGCGGTACAGGTCGAGGGACCGGTGGTGCTCGACATTCTGCAGTTCGAACTGGAAAATCTGCCCACTAGTGAAAACACCCGCCGCTGGTGGCGCCGCCGCCGTCACCAGCCGGAGATCAACCAGACGCCCGGCGAGGCGCAAGCGCTGTTTGTCTGGCGCGACAACCACGATCATCGGGACGATATTGAACGCCACTATCTGAAAATGCTGACCAGCGCCCGTCGGGAGGTGATCATTGCCAACGCCTATTTTTTCCCTGGCTATCGCCTGCTGCATGCGATGCGCAATGCCGCGCGGCGCGGGGTACGGGTCAAGCTGATCGTTCAGGGCGAGCCGGATATTCCGATTGTGAAATTTGGCGCCCACCTGCTCTATCACTACCTCGTAAAGGGCGGGGTGCAAATCTACGAGTATCGCCGTCGCCCGCTGCATGGCAAGGTCGCTCTGGCAGACGATCACTGGGCCACCGTCGGGTCGAGCAA is a genomic window containing:
- a CDS encoding transketolase family protein translates to MSQSQPRLKTSAMIASIADEGQATAPAPFGVALSKLAAQRPEIVGMTADLSKYTDLHIFAQAFPDRFFQMGMAEQLLMAAAGGMAKEGFIPFATTYAAFATRRAYDFIHQVIAEEHLNVKICAALPGLTTGYGPSHQATEDLAIMRGIPGMVIVDPCDALEIEQAVPAIADHQGPVYMRLLRGKVPLVLDKYGYQFELGKAKLLEEGNDVLIISSGLMTMRALEAVEKLRADNISVAVLHVPTIKPLDEKAIIEQASKPGRLVVTAENHTAVGGLGEAVAALLMRKGVRCELDSVGLPDAFLLAGALPTLHDRYGISTAKIVEKIKYRLR
- a CDS encoding transketolase → MKITESQKVAAAAWRIRRYALQMGEVQGQGYIGQALGYADVLATAFSHAMTYRPEDPEWEGRDRFLLSHGHYAIAYYAALLEAGIIPEAELETYGSDDSRLPMSGMATYTPGMEMSGGSLGQGLSIAVGMALGLRQKQSTAWVYNSMSDGELDEGSTWEAAMSAAHYGLSNLINLVDVNKQQADGDSRKILGFEPLQDKWAAFGWYVQRVDGNDLAAVMAAFDNAKSYSGNQPRVILCDTLMGKGVPFLETRDKNHFIRVDADEWQKAIAMLDANKPEGVL
- a CDS encoding SDR family NAD(P)-dependent oxidoreductase, translated to MLLKDKVAIITGAASARGLGFATAKLFAENGAKVVIIDLNGEASKTAAAALGEGHLGLAANVADEVQVQAAIEQILAKYGRVDVLVNNAGITQPLKLMDIKRANYDAVLDVSLRGTLLMSQAVIPTMRAQKSGSIVCISSVSAQRGGGIFGGPHYSAAKAGVLGLARAMARELGPDNVRVNCITPGLIQTDITAGKLTDAMTANILAGIPMNRLGDAVDIARAALFLGSDLSSYSTGITLDVNGGMLIH
- a CDS encoding MFS transporter, producing the protein MSRIDTLVCTDARKTKYRFVVLTMIFLVYAINYADRTNIGAVLPFIIDEFHINNFEAGAIASMFFLGYAISQIPAGFFIAKRGTRGLVSLSIFGFSAFTWLMGTVSSVFGLKLVRLGLGLSEGPCPVGLASTINNWFPPKEKATATGVYIAATMFAPIIVPPLAVWIAVTWGWRWVFFSFAIPGIVAAIAWYLLVKSKPSESGFVSQSELAEINAGRESHNNSVRENILIADRFTWLDKIIRVKKMAPIDTAKGLFTSKNILGDCLAYFMMVSVLYGLLTWIPLYLVKERGFDVMSMGFVASMPCIGGFIGAIGGGWISDKLLGRRRKPTMMFTAVSTVVMMLIMLNIPASTLAVCIGLFFVGFCLNIGWPAFTAYGMAVSDSKTYPIASSIINSGGNLGGFVAPMAAGFLLDKTGSFNSVFTYFGICAAIGLVVILFLDEPQ
- a CDS encoding LysR substrate-binding domain-containing protein; the encoded protein is MSQPLPNKNLPMPSLRNIQAFIEVAATGSLNLAAENLNITASAVSHQIASLEHFLGKKLFSRSSKGVTLTAVGEKYLKEVSGALNMIGQATSQVINDIHQDYLRIHSAPSFGLLWLMPRLDKFRQAWPALKISLTCSYESIQFSRDNIDIDIRHGLSQWPTLLVRTIKNERVLPYSAASYLASHPVQAVEDLLACDLIHSDSTLINWSNWLSWHKVRGWHKNFIFNFDRSYMSIEAARIGMGVILESNLLAGGHVRQGQLTPVFADERSMPVGAHHFVLPHANEQKEKVQRFFTWVAGELQEDGFHI
- the cecR gene encoding transcriptional regulator CecR, with translation MTTKGEQAKSQLIAAAIAQFGEYGQHATTRDIAAQAGQNIAAITYYFGSKDDLYLACAQWIADFIGDNFRPHAEAAEHLLAGAAPDRQAIRDLILSACHNMILLLTQDDTVNLSKFISREQLAPTAAYHLIHQQVIAPLHHYLTRLIAAWTGREASDTQMILHTHALLGEVLAFRLGRETILLRTGWTQFDAQKTEQIFAVITCHIDFILHGLSQRSLG